The proteins below come from a single Drosophila teissieri strain GT53w chromosome 3L, Prin_Dtei_1.1, whole genome shotgun sequence genomic window:
- the LOC122616379 gene encoding digestive cysteine proteinase 1, producing the protein MQVFLALALLAGLASSANATNPPKWDPNYIVKGTLYIPYAEIAEPFYAWYDKNTKRSRIDYYGGMVKTYQLAGEGQFGTLLKLAPITTKTENNKLTCLQVNGTADQTVEIQSILPDAKPFSLVGTESFLGYTCDKFRLESTIGQKKNVYTLWVRYKKSPHYPSSRMPIPVRYEMRGYNTLLGSHYDHYYLDYDSYEHDDIPNEVFEIDDSLQCVGFPGPGTGHYATFNPMQEFISGTDEHVDKAFHHFKRKHGVAYPSETEHEHRKNIFRQNLRYIHSKNRAKLTYTLAVNHLADKTEEELKARRGYRSSGIYNTGKPFPYDVPKYQDEIPDQYDWRLYGAVTPVKDQSVCGSCWSFGTIGHLEGAFFLKNGGNLVRLSQQALIDCSWAYGNNGCDGGEDFRVYQWMLQSGGVPTEEEYGPYLGQDGYCHVNNVTLVAPITGFVNVTSNDPNAFKLALLKHGPLSVAIDASPKTFSFYSHGVYYEPTCKNDVDGLDHAVLAVGYGSINGEDYWLVKNSWSTYWGNDGYILMSAKKNNCGVMTMPTYVEM; encoded by the exons ATGCAAGTGTTTTTAGCTTTAGCCCTGCTAGCAGGCTTGGCTTCCTCGG CTAATGCCACGAATCCGCCGAAATGGGATCCAAACTACATAGTCAAGGGAACCCTGTACATTCCGTACGCCGAGATTGCCGAACCCTTCTACGCCTGGTATGACAAGAATACGAAGCGATCCCGCATCGATTACTACGGCGGAATGGTGAAGACGTACCAGTTGGCTGGCGAGGGTCAGTTCGGAACCCTGCTGAAGCTGGCACCGATTACAACCAAGACGGAGAACAACAAGCTGACCTGTCTGCAGGTTAATGGCACCGCCGACCAGACTGTCGAAATTCAGAGCATTCTGCCCGATGCGAAACCCTTTAGCCTGGTGGGCACTGAGTCCTTTTTGGGCTACACCTGCGACAAGTTCCGCCTGGAGTCGACCATTGGCCAGAAGAAGAACGTCTATACGCTGTGGGTGCGGTACAAGAAGTCGCCGCATTATCCCTCCAGCCGCATGCCCATTCCCGTGCGCTACGAAATGAGGGGCTACAACACCCTGCTGGGATCCCACTACGATCATTACTACTTGGACTACGACAGCTACGAGCACGATGATATCCCCAACGAGGTGTTCGAGATAGATGACAGTCTGCAGTGCGTCGGATTCCCCGGACCCGGTACGGGTCACTATGCCACCTTCAATCCCATGCAGGAGTTTATATCCGGAACCGATGAGCATGTGGACAAGGCCTTCCACCACTTCAAGCGGAAGCACGGAGTTGCGTATCCCAGCGAAACGGAGCACGAGCATCGCAAGAACATCTTCCGTCAGAACCTGCGCTACATTCACTCCAAAAATCGGGCCAAACTGACCTACACGCTGGCCGTTAATCACTTGGCCGACAAAACCGAAGAGGAGTTGAAGGCACGACGCGGATATAGATCATCGGGCATTTACAACACCGGCAAGCCGTTCCCCTACGATGTGCCCAAGTACCAGGACGAGATTCCCGACCAGTACGATTGGCGGCTATACGGCGCTGTCACTCCGGTGAAAG ATCAATCTGTGTGCGGATCGTGCTGGTCGTTCGGCACCATTGGCCACCTGGAGGGCGCGTTCTTCTTGAAAAACGGCGGCAATCTGGTCCGGCTTTCCCAGCAGGCGCTTATAGACTGCTCGTGGGCCTACGGCAACAATGGCTGCGATGGTGGCGAGGACTTCCGCGTGTACCAGTGGATGCTGCAGTCCGGTGGAGTGCCCACGGAGGAGGAGTACGGTCCCTATCTGGGCCAGGATGGCTACTGTCACGTTAACAACGTGACTCTGGTGGCACCCATTACGGGATTCGTCAATGTGACCTCCAACGATCCGAATGCCTTCAAGCTGGCCCTGCTCAAGCACGGACCTCTGTCGGTGGCCATTGACGCTTCTCCAAAGACATTTAGCTTCTACTCGCACGGAGTTTACTATGAACCAACGTGCAAGAACGATGTAGATGGACTGGATCACGCTGTCTTGGCCGTGGGCTATGGCTCCATCAATGGCGAGGACTACTGGCTGGTGAAGAACTCGTGGTCCACCTACTGGGGCAACGATGGCTACATCCTGATGTCGGCAAAGAAGAACAATTGCGGTGTTATGACCATGCCCACCTACGTGGAGATGTAG
- the LOC122616381 gene encoding LOW QUALITY PROTEIN: uncharacterized protein LOC122616381 (The sequence of the model RefSeq protein was modified relative to this genomic sequence to represent the inferred CDS: substituted 1 base at 1 genomic stop codon), whose protein sequence is MVIRCSLVICFKKYLFGIQXRTQAMEDLVKMCRVCMGESEDMLDIYDNKSLGDKLSADLKKTKEPEPTPADLLKNCSAYPVASGDGFPLKVCEPCLLKLREAMRFKRRYTRTMEYVARVKKEKIDQETCDLLEAEDWELVERIKSEDEEENEDDLQTKTKKRNEVDKKRPFKCPDCQKNFTGKAQLTMHSRTHSKASTRPKRRTLK, encoded by the coding sequence ATGGTCATTCGATGCAGCttagttatttgttttaaaaagtatttgttTGGAATCCAATAAAGAACTCAAGCCATGGAGGACTTGGTGAAGATGTGCCGTGTATGCATGGGCGAGTCGGAGGACATGTTGGACATCTACGACAACAAGAGCTTGGGGGACAAGCTGAGCGCCGATCTAAAGAAAACCAAGGAGCCGGAGCCCACGCCGGCTGATCTGCTGAAGAACTGCAGTGCATATCCAGTGGCATCCGGGGATGGCTTTCCCCTGAAGGTGTGCGAGCCGTGCCTGCTAAAATTACGGGAGGCCATGAGATTCAAGAGGCGCTACACAAGGACCATGGAATACGTAGCGCGCGTAAAGAAGGAGAAAATCGACCAGGAGACCTGCGATCTCCTGGAGGCCGAGGATTGGGAACTCGTAGAGCGCATCAAAAGCGAAGACGAGGAGGAGAACGAGGACGATCTGCAGACGAAAACGAAGAAACGCAATGAGGTGGATAAAAAGCGGCCCTTCAAGTGCCCAGACTGCCAGAAAAACTTCACCGGCAAGGCCCAGTTGACCATGCACAGTCGCACCCACAGCAAGGCATCCACTAGGCCCAAACGAAGAACTCTTAAATAG
- the LOC122616380 gene encoding zinc finger protein 629 produces MLDISQMCRVCRDESDCLVDMYTESCASKRDQEQEPPLATMLRDCSGCSVDRKDGMPQFLCVECAEATRNAYRLRRQCRKSHLYFDQLRLMMKELEDLEDCLIVTNNPQMSVSVVEAGETADTCESQGLEPLFVELVEPKYKSPEPKQLTPPLPDKNELAKSDSPVKTPDTKQKKRARSCSDSESWSPESEKDDDAQEDDDKTWNAPKQRKFRCQHCKKAFAQKINLEIHMRVHTGERPYKCSQCPRSFAQKGNLQSHTRCHTGERPFECPNCPKRFRQFGQLQVHTRTHTGEHPYKCSICRYSFKQQNGLQRHMTIHTGKKARISS; encoded by the coding sequence ATGCTGGACATTTCGCAAATGTGCCGTGTTTGTAGGGACGAATCCGACTGCCTGGTGGATATGTACACAGAGTCATGTGCCTCCAAGCGagatcaggagcaggagccgcCCTTGGCCACAATGCTGAGAGACTGCAGCGGATGCAGCGTGGACAGGAAGGACGGAATGCCACAGTTCCTCTGCGTGGAGTGTGCTGAGGCCACAAGAAATGCCTATCGGCTAAGACGGCAATGCCGGAAGAGCCATCTATATTTTGACCAGCTGCGCTTGATGAtgaaggagctggaggatctTGAGGATTGCCTTATTGTAACGAATAACCCACAGATGTCGGTGTCGGTAGTCGAAGCTGGTGAAACGGCGGACACATGCGAATCCCAAGGCCTGGAACCTCTTTTCGTAGAACTTGTGGAGCCTAAGTACAAGTCTCCAGAACCGAAGCAACTGACACCTCCTCTTCCAGACAAAAATGAGCTTGCGAAAAGTGATTCTCCAGTAAAGACGCCAGACACTAAGCAAAAGAAGAGGGCGCGATCATGCTCGGATAGTGAGTCATGGAGCCCGGAAAGTGAGAAAGATGATGATGCCCAGGAAGATGATGATAAAACCTGGAATGCCCCAAAACAACGCAAATTTCGGTGCCAGCACTGCAAAAAAGCCTTCGCCCAAAAAATTAACCTAGAGATTCACATGCGAGTACATACAGGCGAGCGTCCCTACAAGTGCTCCCAATGTCCGCGATCCTTTGCCCAGAAGGGCAACCTGCAGAGCCACACACGCTGCCACACCGGCGAGCGACCCTTTGAATGTCCGAACTGCCCCAAACGATTCCGGCAATTCGGCCAACTGCAAGTCCACACCCGGACTCACACTGGCGAGCATCCGTACAAATGTTCCATTTGTCGGTATAGCTTCAAGCAACAAAACGGTCTTCAGCGACATATGACAATACACACCGGAAAGAAGGCCCGGATCAGCAGctaa
- the LOC122617959 gene encoding GATOR complex protein NPRL3, with the protein MDTNVNPLAVILVYFDSKGDRLLYRYPYQTLGQTEVANDEQRKSRKRNPYAVANTDDLLQTPTHLGAAKSQGQLQGFADEVLSALFAVKPQLCNQKFELKLNDVRFVSHPTLIPHKEQRSGPMAKQQMLINIVFALHAQASYSIVKCYHELSKRLGLALKFEEQRSGYLTEQTAQMARTHDEQQQQPLERTLELIAERCSLAQALRSIFHDLCTTGLLSTSLNHNLTLCFCLPAKAHQLHKKGSMVDPETIDRCLRALKPYHGMLLLVDFAELLDCVPPTGARMLWQLVDAYDPLISLQSMSSNADLSIEHVYKLVSHLVYWAKATIIYPLCETNVYVIAPDAPLHTKSHLVEKFSARFAGMSLFEVISDFSLPTSIGHLTTPLQQPARQGILAQMVIWMLQHHLLMQLHTYVQFMPSEDEFGDSASCSNHLRDAISDEEGEQEQDADELHGSMLSMSSHPLPVPAVLVGGHRRDVSEDHSSLASDNIAVQPSSSHKSNFSITASMSTDNCDSLDSMEDEQKLKELLQVFSDADRAAIRRIPASANVDDLSLLVKLYQMGYFKSEHHLEEIMYFENLRRSQLLQLLDKFRDVLIIYETEDPAIASMYNTK; encoded by the exons ATGGACACAAATGTGAATCCCCTGGCCGTAATCTTGGTTTACTTCGATAGCAAGGGGGATCGGCTACTGTACAGGTATCCCTACCAGACTCTTGGCCAAACGGAGGTGGCAAACGACGAGCAGCGGAAGTCCAG AAAACGCAATCCCTATGCCGTGGCCAATACGGACGATTTGCTGCAGACGCCCACCCACTTGGGCGCTGCCAAGAGCCAAGGACAACTCCAGGGATTCGCTGACGAGGTCCTATCCGCTCTTTTTGCCGTTAAGCCACAGCTATGCAACCAGAAGTTTGAACTCAAACTGAACGACGTGCGCTTCGTCAGTCATCCCACTCTGATTCCGCACAAGGAGCAGAGAAGTGGACCAATGGCCAAGCAACAGATGCTTATCAACATTGTTTTTGCGCTGCATGCGCAGGCCAGCTACTCGATTGTTAAGTGCTACCATGAACTGAGCAAGCGGCTTGGCCTGGCGCTGAAGTTCGAGGAGCAGCGCAGTGGGTATCTCACCGAGCAGACGGCCCAAATGGCCCGCACACAcgacgagcagcagcaacagccccTGGAACGCACATTGGAGTTGATTGCAGAGCGCTGTAGTTTGGCGCAGGCCTTGCGCTCCATCTTCCACGATCTGTGCACCACAGGTCTGCTGAGTACCTCGCTGAATCACAACCTAACTTTGTGCTTCTGCCTGCCCGCTAAGGCACACCAGCTCCATAAGAAGGGCAGCATGGTGGATCCGGAGACCATAGATCGCTGTCTTCGTGCACTGAAGCCTTATCATGGCATGCTACTCCTAGTGGACTTTGCGGAATTGCTGGACTGCGTTCCACCGACAGGCGCACGCATGCTTTGGCAACTAGTCGACGCCTACGACCCACTGATAAGTCTGCAAAGCATGTCCTCCAATGCCGACTTGAGCATCGAACATGTTTATAAGCTCGTCTCGCATTTAGTGTACTGGGCTAAGGCTACTATTATTTATCCCCTCTGCGAGACAAATGTCTATGTGATTGCGCCGGATGCACCGTTGCACACTAAATCCCATCTGGTGGAGAAGTTCTCGGCGCGTTTTGCTGGTATGTCGCTGTTCGAGGTGATCTCTGATTTTTCGTTACCCACCTCGATTGGGCATTTAACCACGCCCTTGCAGCAGCCGGCGCGACAGGGTATACTCGCACAAATGGTGATTTGGATGCTGCAGCACCATCTGCTGATGCAGCTGCACACTTACGTTCAGTTTATGCCCAGCGAGGATGAATTTGGAGATTCGGCCTCCTGCAGCAACCATCTAAGGGATGCCATTAGCGATGAAGAAGGAGAGCAAGAACAAGATGCGGACGAGTTGCATGGCTCCATGCTTAGCATGTCCAGTCATCCGTTGCCAGTGCCAGCGGTGTTGGTGGGCGGACATCGACGGGACGTGTCCGAGGACCATTCTTCACTGGCCTCTGACAACATCGCCGTGCAGCCATCGTCCAGCCACAAGTCCAATTTCAGCATCACCGCCTCGATGAGCACGGACAATTGCGACAGCCTCGATTCCATGGAAGATGAGCAGAAGCTAAAGGAGCTACTACAGGTCTTTAGCGATGCGGATCGAGCTGCCATCCGTCGAATTCCCGCCTCTGCCAATGTGGATGATCTCTCACTGCTTGTGAAGCTGTACCAGATGGGTTATTTTAAGAGCGAGCACCACCTGGAGGAGATTATGTACTTCGAGAACTTGCGCCGTTCGCAACTGCTGCAATTGCTGGATAAATTTAGGGATGTGCTTATCATCTACGAAACCGAAGATCCTGCAATTGCATCCATGTACAATACCAAGTAG